Genomic DNA from Streptomyces sp. PCS3-D2:
TGTCGGTGTCCAACGGATGCCCGGGAACGATCAGTTCGGTGCGTGCGACGGCCGCGTCGAGGAAGTCCCCGTACCGGCCCCGCTCGATCAGGGCGCGGGAGGGGTTCGTGCACACCTCGCCCTGGTTGAGCGCGAACATGGTGAAGCCCTCCAGGGCCTTGTCGCGCAGGTCGTCGTCCTGCGACCAGATGTCGTCGAAGAACAGGTTCGGGCTCTTGCCGCCGAGTTCGAGGGTCACCGGCTTCAGATGCTCCGCCGCGTATTGCATGATCAGCCGGCCCGTGGCCGTCTCCCCGGTGAAGGCGATCTTCGCCACGCGCGGGCTGGAGGCGAGCGGCTTGCCGGCCTCCTCCCCGAAGCCGTTGACGATGTTCACCACCCCCGGCGGCATCAGGTCCGCGACCAGGCCAAGCCAGTAGTGGACGGATGCCGGGGTCTGTTCGGCCGGCTTGAGGACCACGGTGTTGCCCGCCGCCAGCGCCGGTGCCAGCTTCCACACAGCCATCAGGATCGGGAAGTTCCACGGGATGATCTGCCCCACCACGCCCAGCGGTTCGTGGAAGTGGTAGGCGACCGTATCCTCGTCGATCTGGCTGAGCGCGCCCTCCTGCGCCCGCAGCGCGCCCGCGAAGTAGCGGAACTGGTCGATGGCCAAGGGAAGGTCGGCCGCCAGGGTCTCGCGCACCGGCTTGCCGTTCTCCCAGGTCTCCGCGACCGCGAGGGCCTCCAGGTTCTGCTCCATCCGGTCCGCGATGCGCAGCAGGATCGAGGACCGGTCGGCGGCCGAGGTCCGGGCCCAGGCCGGGGCCGCCGCGTGTGCCGCGTCCAGCGCCCGCTCGACGTCCTCGGCGGTGCCCCGGGCGACCTCGGTGAAGGTCTGGCCGTTGACCGGGGAGGGGTTCGCGAAGTACCGCCCGCCGGCGGGGGCGACGTACGCGCCGCCGATGAAGTGGTCGTAGCGGGACGCGTACGACATGAGCGCCCCCTCGGTGCCGGGCGCAGCGTAACGGGCCATGGTGTCCTCCTCCTGCCGGGCGCCGGCCGCCGTCGGACAGCGCTCGGGGGAGGCTAGGAGCGGGCGGGTTGCGGATACGTTGCACGGCGTCCGCGCCGGTCCGGCCGGGCGGCCAGCTCGCGGTCCAGGGAGCGGGCCCGGGCCAGCGCGGACGCCCTCCCTGCGGGCGGCAGCTCCGCCGCCAGCGCCCGCCACGCCTCCGGGTCCTCCGCGCCCCACGCGCTGCACACCCAGTCCGCCAGCAGCCCGGCGTCGGCCCGCGCGATGACGGCCGCCCGCGCCTGCTCCTCGATCCGCCGTCGCAGCCGGACCACCCCGGGAGCCGTAGAGGCCGGCAGCAGTGGACCCGGATAGCGGTGGAGGGCCGCGGAGACGGCACCGGTCGCCAACTGCCGTGTCAAGACGGTGAAGTCCGCGTCCAGCGGACCGGCCGCGCGGTAGGGCCGCGACAGCGGTGCCGAGGAGCCCAGCAGCGTGCGCAGCCGGGACATCTCGGCACGCAGCGTCACCGGTGACACCGACTCGTCCTCGTAGAGGGCGATCGCCAGTTCCTCACCGGACAGGCCCTCGGGGTGTTGCGCGAGCAGGGCCATGATCTCGCTGTGCCGACGGCCCAGTCGCAGCTGCCGGCCCCCGGTCACCAGCAGCGCCTCGTCCCGCCCGAGGGCCGTGAGCCGGTCCGGCGCGCCCGGCCGCCCCTCGTCGAGCAGGGCCAGCTGGGCCTCCGCCGCCCGGGCCACTGCACGTACGAACGCCAGGGAGTGCGGGTGCGCCAGGCCGTCGCCGCCGGTGATGTCCACCGCGCCCAGCAGTCCGCCCGTCCGAGGGTCCCGCACCGGCGCTGCCGCACAGGTCCACGGGTGCACCCGGCGGCTGAAGTGCTCCGCCCCGAAGACCTGCACGGCCTCGTCCAACGCCACCGCCGTGCCGGGCGCGTTGGTCCCCATCGTGCTCTCCGCCCAGCGTGTTCCGGGGACGAAGCCCAGGCCCTCAGCCCGACGCAGCGTGCCCGCCTCTCCCTCCACCCACAGCAGGCTGCCCCGCGCGTCGCACACCGCCAGCAGGTGCGCCCCGTGGGAGGCGAAGGCGCCCACGAGTTCCCGGAACAGCGGCATCACCCGGGCCAGCGGGTGCTCCTCCCGGTACGGACGCAGCTCCGCCTCCGCCAGCTCCACCCGCGGTGTGCACTCCGGGCTCAGCCGGGCCCGCGCACACCGCCGCCAGGATCGCGCGATGACCGACCGGACCGGGGCATCCACCCGGCCCTCCCGGGTGAACGCGTCGTGTGCCCGACGCAGTTCGCGCGAGCGGGCCGCCGGATCGGCCCCGTCCGGCAGCGCCACCGACGGTTTCCGGTCACCCATCTCACCCTCCTGTGGTGCCGCGGTACCCGGAGCGCCCCCATCGTCGTCCCGGCACCGTGCCCCGGCAAGCACTACGTCGGCCACGACGCGGGGCCGACTCCGGCCCGATCCCGTCCGGACCGGGCCGTACGGTCCGCGCAGGCTCCGGCCTGTTCGGGCGGACCGTGCTCCACCGGAGGCGGCCCGGCGAGCGCGGCTTCAGCCCGCCCGCATCGGCC
This window encodes:
- a CDS encoding aldehyde dehydrogenase family protein, with translation MARYAAPGTEGALMSYASRYDHFIGGAYVAPAGGRYFANPSPVNGQTFTEVARGTAEDVERALDAAHAAAPAWARTSAADRSSILLRIADRMEQNLEALAVAETWENGKPVRETLAADLPLAIDQFRYFAGALRAQEGALSQIDEDTVAYHFHEPLGVVGQIIPWNFPILMAVWKLAPALAAGNTVVLKPAEQTPASVHYWLGLVADLMPPGVVNIVNGFGEEAGKPLASSPRVAKIAFTGETATGRLIMQYAAEHLKPVTLELGGKSPNLFFDDIWSQDDDLRDKALEGFTMFALNQGEVCTNPSRALIERGRYGDFLDAAVARTELIVPGHPLDTDTMIGAQASEEQLKKVLSYVEIGRQEGAKILTGGARIDHGGDLAGGFYVQPTVFEGDNRMRIFQEEIFGPVVSVTAFEDFDDAVRIANDTAYGLGAGVWTRDVNTAYRAGRAIQAGRVWTNCYHAYPAHAAFGGTKQSGIGRETHKMMLEHYQWTKNLLVSYSPKKLGFF
- a CDS encoding GAF domain-containing protein; the encoded protein is MGDRKPSVALPDGADPAARSRELRRAHDAFTREGRVDAPVRSVIARSWRRCARARLSPECTPRVELAEAELRPYREEHPLARVMPLFRELVGAFASHGAHLLAVCDARGSLLWVEGEAGTLRRAEGLGFVPGTRWAESTMGTNAPGTAVALDEAVQVFGAEHFSRRVHPWTCAAAPVRDPRTGGLLGAVDITGGDGLAHPHSLAFVRAVARAAEAQLALLDEGRPGAPDRLTALGRDEALLVTGGRQLRLGRRHSEIMALLAQHPEGLSGEELAIALYEDESVSPVTLRAEMSRLRTLLGSSAPLSRPYRAAGPLDADFTVLTRQLATGAVSAALHRYPGPLLPASTAPGVVRLRRRIEEQARAAVIARADAGLLADWVCSAWGAEDPEAWRALAAELPPAGRASALARARSLDRELAARPDRRGRRATYPQPARS